The Cyanobacteria bacterium GSL.Bin1 genome window below encodes:
- a CDS encoding transposase, with translation RKKVEKQHNHIAFKRKDYQFKLAHKLCDMADTIFVEDIDFRIMAKGFLGKHSLDAGFGQFRTILKFVGKKRGVFVGEVDHKGTSQTCPNCRTTVRKELSDRVHSCLECGYETDRDVASAQEICNRGIETYRGTPEKQEIGSQVEVSGAMCLDNWRRGAMPIREDGKPAL, from the coding sequence CTAGAAAAAAGGTAGAAAAACAACATAATCATATTGCTTTCAAGCGGAAAGACTACCAATTCAAACTAGCCCATAAACTTTGCGACATGGCGGATACTATCTTTGTTGAAGATATTGATTTCCGAATAATGGCAAAAGGTTTTTTAGGGAAACATAGCTTGGATGCGGGGTTTGGACAGTTTCGTACTATCCTCAAGTTTGTTGGTAAAAAACGGGGAGTCTTTGTGGGAGAAGTTGACCATAAAGGAACATCCCAAACTTGCCCAAACTGTCGAACCACAGTAAGAAAAGAACTCTCAGATCGAGTGCATTCTTGCCTTGAATGTGGATACGAAACAGATAGGGACGTTGCTTCTGCTCAAGAAATCTGTAATCGAGGAATAGAAACGTATCGGGGGACTCCCGAAAAGCAAGAAATAGGCTCTCAAGTCGAGGTGTCGGGGGCAATGTGCCTAGATAACTGGCGTAG